One Oncorhynchus keta strain PuntledgeMale-10-30-2019 chromosome 22, Oket_V2, whole genome shotgun sequence DNA window includes the following coding sequences:
- the LOC118401501 gene encoding vascular cell adhesion protein 1-like, with translation MKKMQLLQLCAFFHVTVCSQIEEVAISPPGNEVFVLAGSAFQFTCACVGSCKTPQFSWTRATTDSDRMRTKNSTLKFSNVKIEDAGRYTCDAKCDGSSEKKLKSVKMTVYAFSQPVLVMSSILTENVACDVTCSVDAFDHVDSVHISWYLGSELLKDETQQTLDAANVSDTLTLTALRDYTGKSLTCEVKADMRNNSKQVSYCLDIHYAPKIKISASSSGMEEEEVVMSCRSDGNPTPTIEWERKGELWPKNLHRHAQGNVTGRLHRSNQGVYQCVAKNVVSEAKEEMKLEVQYGPANTSIQSFPLQAISYGVQLNLTCLSDMYPKAKQYIWTRIPDMALPKEAMVTNSHLIIDNFQEHHQGIYECRVIHHSGKTERAFYTASVQAEPESKVFTQMVGAVAGGLVIGITGGLVAGFMLAKRLK, from the exons ATGAAAAAGATGCAACTTCTTCAACTGTGTGCCTTCTTCCATGTCACAG TCTGTAGTCAGATAGAAGAAGTCGCCATTTCACCTCCTGGGAATGAGGTATTTGTGCTAGCAGGTTCAGCCTTCCAGTTCACCTGTGCTTGCGTTGGTAGTTGTAAGACACCACAGTTCAGCTGGACAAGAGCTACTACTGACTCTGATCGTATGCGAACCAAAAACAGCACTCTCAAATTTTCCAACGTGAAGATTGAGGATGCGGGTCGATATACCTGTGATGCAAAGTGCGATGGCAGTTCAGAGAAAAAACTCAAATCTGTCAAGATGACTGTCTATG CTTTTAGTCAACCTGTGTTGGTGATGTCAAGTATTTTGACGGAAAATGTGGCTTGTGATGTAACATGCAGTGTTGATGCATTTGACCACGTTGACAGTGTCCACATAAGCTGGTATCTAGGAAGTGAGCTTCTTAAAGATGAAACTCAGCAGACTTTGGATGCAGCTAACGTGTCGGACACACTGACTCTCACTGCCCTGAGGGACTATACTGGGAAGAGTCTGACCTGTGAAGTGAAAGCAGACATGAGAAATAACTCAAAACAGGTTTCTTACTGTCTCGACATACACT ATGCACCTAAGATCAAAATCAGTGCTTCCTCATctgggatggaagaggaggaagtGGTGATGAGCTGTAGAAGTGACGGCAACCCCACCCCTACTATTGAgtgggagagaaaaggggagctGTGGCCCAAGAATCTGCATCGACATGCACAAGGAAATGTCACGGGCCGGCTACACCGCAGCAACCAAGGGGTTTACCAGTGTGTGGCCAAGAACGTGGTGTCCGAGGCAAAGGAAGAGATGAAACTGGAGGTGCAAT ACGGACCAGCAAACACAAGTATCCAGTCCTTCCCACTGCAGGCCATTTCCTATGGGGTTCAGCTGAACCTTACCTGCTTGTCAGACATGTACCCCAAAGCCAAACAGTACATCTGGACCAGAATCCCAGATATGGCCCTACCCAAGGAGGCCATGGTTACAAACAGCCATTTAATCATAGATAACTTCCAAGAGCACCACCAAGGCATCTATGAGTGTAGAGTGATTCACCACAGTGGGAAAACAGAGAGAGCATTCTATACCGCCTCTGTTCAAG CGGAGCCCGAGTCTAAGGTGTTCACTCAGATGGTGGGTGCAGTGGCTGGCGGTCTTGTCATCGGAATCACAGGAGGCCTCGTGGCAGGATTCATGTTAGCTAAACGGCTGAAGTGA